In Acidovorax sp. GBBC 1281, a single window of DNA contains:
- a CDS encoding purine-cytosine permease family protein, with the protein MPPSSPPAPANDALIPIAPDRRVFRFGDHASLWFSLGVGLLVMQVGAYLMPALSPREALAAIVAGSLIGAGLLGWVAKIGCDSGLASAGLMHAVYGRAFAGLPIGLNIVQLAGWGAFELVVMRDATVAIGRQAGAMGGAHWPVLATLLWGGVVMLLLSGSMVQLVRRLIARVALPLVVLSLLWLSWQFVSLAQAQGFATLWTRPGAGGMGVLPALDLVIAMPISWLPLVADYARHGTSGRSALRGTWLGYALANLWCYALGVLVALTLPSQDLVTALLLAQGGLIALSLILIDEVDNAYGDAYSGAVSAHSLLPRWGVRRWGMAMAALCTALALVLPMHSLEPFLLLLSSVFVPLFGVILGRLAFGAPVQQALAKARQVEWLPVGLWIAGIACYHGLPRVLPALGAALTHACGAHGRFEWPRGGLRQKSGSSTIKSPAYSYHFHSMPNQPWSVRDGQAAPLRGQPCTMRCATGLCPWFSGPWPRPVCTSAPAAMAARM; encoded by the coding sequence ATGCCGCCCTCCTCGCCCCCTGCGCCCGCCAACGACGCGCTGATCCCCATCGCGCCCGACCGCCGCGTCTTCCGTTTCGGCGACCATGCCTCGCTGTGGTTCAGCCTGGGCGTGGGACTGCTGGTGATGCAGGTCGGCGCCTATCTGATGCCCGCGTTGAGCCCGCGCGAGGCGCTGGCGGCCATCGTGGCCGGATCGCTGATCGGCGCCGGCCTGCTGGGCTGGGTGGCCAAGATCGGCTGCGACAGCGGCCTGGCGAGCGCCGGACTGATGCATGCCGTCTACGGGCGCGCGTTCGCGGGCCTGCCCATCGGGCTCAACATCGTGCAGCTCGCGGGCTGGGGCGCGTTCGAGCTGGTGGTGATGCGCGATGCCACGGTGGCCATCGGCCGGCAGGCCGGCGCCATGGGCGGGGCCCACTGGCCGGTGCTGGCCACGCTGCTGTGGGGCGGCGTGGTGATGCTGCTGCTCAGCGGCTCGATGGTGCAGTTGGTGCGCCGGCTCATCGCGCGCGTGGCGCTGCCCCTGGTGGTGCTGTCGCTGCTGTGGCTGAGCTGGCAGTTCGTGTCGCTGGCGCAGGCCCAGGGCTTCGCCACGCTGTGGACGCGCCCCGGCGCGGGCGGCATGGGCGTGCTACCGGCGCTGGACCTCGTGATCGCCATGCCCATCTCCTGGCTGCCGCTGGTGGCCGACTACGCGCGCCACGGCACGTCCGGCCGGTCCGCGCTGCGCGGCACCTGGCTGGGCTACGCGCTGGCCAACCTGTGGTGCTATGCGCTCGGCGTGCTGGTGGCGCTCACGCTGCCCAGCCAGGACCTGGTGACCGCGCTGCTGCTGGCCCAGGGCGGGCTGATCGCGCTGTCGCTCATCCTGATCGACGAGGTGGACAACGCCTATGGCGATGCGTATTCGGGCGCGGTCTCGGCCCACAGCCTGCTGCCGCGCTGGGGCGTGCGTCGCTGGGGCATGGCCATGGCGGCGCTGTGCACGGCGCTCGCCCTGGTGCTGCCGATGCACAGCCTGGAGCCGTTCCTGCTGCTGCTCAGCTCGGTGTTCGTGCCGCTGTTCGGCGTCATCCTGGGCCGGCTGGCGTTCGGCGCGCCGGTGCAGCAGGCCCTGGCAAAGGCGCGGCAGGTGGAATGGCTGCCCGTCGGCCTCTGGATCGCGGGCATCGCCTGCTACCACGGGCTGCCGCGGGTGCTGCCGGCGCTGGGCGCGGCGCTGACCCACGCCTGCGGCGCACACGGCCGGTTTGAATGGCCGCGTGGTGGTTTGAGGCAGAAATCGGGCTCCAGCACAATCAAGTCGCCGGCATATAGCTATCATTTTCATAGCATGCCCAACCAGCCTTGGTCGGTGAGGGATGGGCAGGCAGCGCCCCTGCGCGGTCAGCCATGCACGATGCGCTGCGCCACCGGGCTGTGCCCATGGTTCAGCGGCCCGTGGCCCCGGCCGGTGTGCACATCGGCGCCCGCGGCGATGGCCGCCAGGATGTAG
- a CDS encoding NAD(P)/FAD-dependent oxidoreductase, with protein sequence MAIETDAAVIGAGPVGLFQVFQLGLQGIAAHVIDALPHVGGQCAELYGDKPIYDIPGIPVCTGRELVALLQRQITPFPPTLHLGQRVATLAPQPDGRLLLQTTAGTALLARTVFIAAGVGAFVPRAVKAEGIDRFEGTQLHYHEDAADTAGRHVVVHGGEDTAVARAIACAQPGPHAAASVTLLHRRDAFQAPPEALAQLQALRDAGRITVVAGQIVGIEVQQDRLAALQLIDPDGQPRPLPLDVLIACLGISPRLGAIADWGLAMERKQLVVDTATFRTAIPGIHAVGDINTYPGKRKLILCGFHEATLAAFGAAEYLSGTPVALQYTTTSARLHERLGVAVPMASAPP encoded by the coding sequence ATGGCCATCGAGACGGATGCCGCCGTCATCGGCGCGGGGCCGGTCGGGCTGTTCCAGGTGTTCCAGCTCGGGTTGCAGGGCATTGCAGCCCACGTGATCGATGCGCTGCCCCACGTGGGCGGCCAGTGCGCCGAGCTGTACGGCGACAAACCCATCTACGACATTCCCGGCATTCCCGTCTGCACCGGGCGCGAACTCGTCGCGTTGCTGCAGCGGCAGATCACCCCGTTCCCACCCACCCTGCACCTGGGCCAGCGTGTTGCCACGCTCGCGCCGCAGCCCGACGGGCGGCTTTTGCTGCAGACCACGGCCGGCACCGCGCTGCTGGCGCGCACGGTCTTCATCGCCGCGGGCGTGGGCGCGTTCGTGCCGCGCGCCGTCAAGGCCGAAGGCATCGATCGCTTCGAAGGCACGCAACTGCATTACCACGAGGATGCGGCCGACACCGCCGGCCGGCATGTAGTCGTGCATGGCGGCGAAGACACCGCCGTGGCCCGCGCCATCGCCTGCGCCCAACCGGGGCCGCACGCCGCCGCCAGCGTGACCCTGCTGCACCGGCGCGATGCCTTCCAGGCGCCGCCCGAGGCCCTGGCCCAGCTGCAGGCCCTGCGCGACGCTGGCCGCATCACGGTGGTGGCCGGGCAGATCGTCGGCATCGAGGTGCAGCAGGACCGCCTGGCCGCGCTGCAACTGATCGACCCGGACGGGCAGCCGCGACCGTTGCCGCTCGACGTGCTAATCGCCTGCCTCGGCATCTCGCCACGCCTGGGCGCCATCGCCGACTGGGGCCTGGCGATGGAGCGCAAGCAGCTCGTGGTCGATACCGCCACGTTCCGCACGGCCATCCCCGGCATCCATGCGGTGGGCGACATCAACACCTACCCCGGCAAGCGCAAGCTGATCCTGTGCGGCTTCCACGAAGCCACGCTGGCGGCCTTCGGCGCGGCGGAATATCTGTCCGGCACGCCCGTGGCGTTGCAGTACACCACCACCAGCGCCCGGCTGCACGAGCGGCTGGGAGTGGCGGTGCCGATGGCCTCGGCACCGCCCTAG
- the fdxA gene encoding ferredoxin FdxA: protein MTHVVSENCIKCKYTDCVDVCPVDCFREGPNFLVIDPDECIDCAVCIPECPANAIFAEEDLPPDQIAFIKINADLSPQFKSITKRKAPLPDADEWNGKPGKVADLIR from the coding sequence ATGACTCACGTCGTCTCCGAAAACTGCATCAAGTGCAAGTACACCGACTGTGTGGACGTGTGCCCCGTGGACTGCTTCCGCGAAGGCCCCAACTTCCTCGTGATCGACCCCGATGAATGCATCGACTGCGCCGTGTGCATTCCCGAGTGCCCGGCCAACGCCATCTTTGCCGAGGAAGACCTGCCCCCGGACCAGATCGCCTTCATCAAGATCAACGCCGACCTGTCGCCCCAATTCAAGAGCATCACCAAGCGCAAGGCGCCCCTGCCCGACGCCGACGAATGGAACGGCAAGCCCGGCAAGGTGGCCGACCTGATCCGCTGA
- a CDS encoding sulfate adenylyltransferase subunit 1 yields the protein MTTTTNSIAEQAINPPASGQNDAISALKFITCGSVDDGKSTLIGRLLVDSKAVLQDHLAGVQRQGETDLALLTDGLSAEREQGITIDVAYRYFATEERKFIIGDAPGHEQYTRNMVTAASSADAAVVLVDATKLDWKNPGLELLVQTRRHSLLVHLLRVHSLVFAVNKLDAVQDPALAFRHIRDALGAFAQAAGIAARATVPVSALKGWNVVDAHPGWCGYEGPSLLQILERLPNTPTDVALPLAFPVQWVEKFSSSADTSQGRRVFWGRVAAGAVAPGTAVQVFPSGQQATVAQVLDHARRPVGVPAGQSAGIVLDREVDVSRGDWILAAPQAAAVAADDFDTPASTPSWPGRRELRATVAWMDDEPLVAGRVYWALHGHRWVKAKVQRVVHKLNIHTLAEEDAAQLDPNAIGHVDLLLQEPLPAAPFTQARVLGSLILVDTASHKTAGAVLVNAPAA from the coding sequence ATGACCACCACTACCAATTCGATAGCAGAGCAGGCAATCAATCCGCCGGCATCGGGCCAAAACGATGCCATCTCTGCACTGAAGTTCATCACCTGCGGCTCGGTCGACGACGGCAAGAGCACCCTCATCGGCCGCCTGCTGGTGGACAGCAAGGCCGTGCTGCAGGACCACCTGGCCGGCGTGCAGCGCCAGGGCGAGACCGACCTGGCCCTGCTGACCGACGGCCTGTCGGCCGAACGCGAGCAGGGCATCACCATCGACGTGGCCTACCGCTATTTCGCCACCGAAGAGCGCAAGTTCATCATCGGCGATGCGCCGGGCCACGAGCAGTACACGCGCAACATGGTCACGGCCGCCAGCAGCGCCGACGCGGCCGTGGTGCTGGTCGATGCCACCAAGCTCGACTGGAAGAACCCCGGCCTCGAACTGCTGGTGCAAACGCGCCGCCACTCCCTGCTGGTGCACCTGCTGCGCGTGCATTCGCTGGTGTTCGCGGTGAACAAGCTCGATGCAGTGCAAGACCCGGCACTCGCCTTCCGCCACATCCGCGATGCGCTCGGCGCGTTCGCACAGGCCGCCGGCATCGCCGCGCGGGCGACGGTGCCGGTGTCCGCCCTCAAGGGCTGGAACGTGGTGGATGCGCACCCCGGCTGGTGCGGCTACGAAGGCCCGAGCCTGCTGCAGATCCTGGAGCGCCTGCCCAACACGCCCACCGACGTCGCGCTGCCGCTGGCTTTCCCGGTGCAGTGGGTCGAGAAATTCTCGTCCTCCGCCGACACCTCCCAGGGCCGCCGCGTGTTCTGGGGCCGCGTGGCGGCAGGCGCCGTGGCGCCGGGCACGGCCGTGCAGGTGTTCCCGAGCGGCCAGCAGGCCACCGTGGCCCAGGTGCTGGACCACGCACGCCGCCCCGTGGGCGTGCCGGCCGGCCAGAGCGCGGGCATCGTGCTCGACCGCGAGGTGGACGTGTCGCGCGGCGACTGGATCCTGGCCGCACCGCAGGCCGCCGCCGTGGCCGCCGACGATTTCGACACCCCGGCATCGACGCCCTCCTGGCCCGGCCGGCGCGAGTTGCGCGCCACCGTGGCCTGGATGGACGACGAGCCCCTGGTCGCCGGCCGCGTGTACTGGGCGCTGCACGGCCACCGCTGGGTCAAGGCCAAGGTGCAGCGCGTGGTGCACAAGCTCAACATCCACACGCTGGCCGAAGAAGACGCCGCCCAGCTCGACCCCAATGCCATCGGCCACGTGGACCTGCTGCTGCAGGAGCCCCTGCCCGCCGCGCCGTTCACCCAGGCGCGCGTGCTGGGCTCGCTGATCCTGGTGGATACCGCCAGCCACAAGACCGCTGGCGCGGTGCTCGTGAACGCCCCGGCGGCCTGA
- the cysD gene encoding sulfate adenylyltransferase subunit CysD: MNARTESHVLSHLSNRHLDALEEETIFILREVAAAFERPALLFSGGKDSLVMLRCAEKAFGAGRIPYPLLMIDTGHNFPEVTDFRDFRAKELGAELIVRSVEDSMARGTVRLAHPGESRNVHQSVTLLEAIEEFRFDALIGGARRDEEKARAKERIFSHRDSFGQWQPKAQRPELWTLFNTRLAPGEHFRVFPISNWTELDVWQYIDREQIALPSLYYTHKRQVVERKGLLVPVTDLTPPRDGETVETRDVRFRTVGDITCTCPVESPAATAADIVIETLAADVSERGATRMDDKTSDASMEKRKKDGYF, encoded by the coding sequence ATGAATGCCCGCACCGAATCCCATGTGCTGAGCCACCTCAGCAACCGCCACCTGGACGCGCTGGAAGAAGAAACCATCTTCATCCTGCGCGAGGTGGCCGCCGCCTTCGAGCGCCCCGCCCTGCTGTTTTCGGGCGGCAAGGATTCGCTGGTGATGCTGCGGTGCGCCGAGAAGGCTTTCGGCGCAGGGCGCATTCCCTACCCGCTGCTGATGATCGACACCGGCCACAACTTCCCCGAGGTGACGGACTTCCGCGACTTCCGGGCGAAGGAACTGGGGGCCGAGTTGATCGTGCGCAGCGTGGAAGACTCGATGGCGCGCGGCACCGTGCGCCTCGCGCATCCGGGCGAGAGCCGCAACGTGCACCAGTCGGTCACGCTGCTGGAGGCCATCGAGGAATTCCGCTTCGACGCGCTGATCGGCGGCGCCCGCCGCGACGAGGAAAAGGCCCGCGCCAAGGAGCGCATCTTCTCGCACCGCGACAGCTTCGGCCAATGGCAACCCAAGGCCCAGCGGCCCGAGCTGTGGACGCTGTTCAACACACGGCTGGCGCCGGGCGAGCACTTTCGCGTGTTCCCGATCAGCAACTGGACCGAACTCGACGTGTGGCAGTACATCGACCGCGAGCAGATCGCCCTGCCCTCGCTCTACTACACCCACAAGCGCCAGGTGGTGGAGCGCAAGGGCCTGCTCGTGCCCGTGACCGACCTCACCCCGCCGCGCGACGGCGAAACGGTGGAGACGCGCGACGTGCGCTTTCGCACCGTGGGCGACATCACCTGCACCTGCCCGGTGGAGAGCCCGGCCGCCACGGCCGCCGACATCGTGATCGAGACCCTGGCGGCCGATGTGAGCGAGCGCGGCGCCACGCGCATGGACGACAAGACCTCCGACGCCTCGATGGAAAAGCGCAAGAAAGACGGGTACTTCTGA
- a CDS encoding DUF934 domain-containing protein: MKIIAASAHSTSAEGQKVLELANDADPLAQDLAGIERIDLHFPKFTDGRAFSQARLLRQRLKFAGEIRATGEVLIDQLVQMARCGFDVAVLREGVDMADAQRQLDRFHAFYQGDVTHPLPHFRDAA; the protein is encoded by the coding sequence ATGAAAATAATAGCTGCCAGCGCACACAGCACCAGCGCAGAAGGCCAAAAAGTCCTTGAACTGGCCAACGACGCCGACCCGCTCGCGCAAGACCTTGCAGGCATCGAGCGCATCGATCTGCACTTTCCGAAATTCACCGACGGCCGCGCATTCAGCCAGGCCCGCCTGCTGCGCCAGCGCCTGAAGTTCGCGGGCGAGATCCGCGCCACGGGCGAGGTGCTCATCGACCAGTTGGTGCAGATGGCCCGCTGCGGCTTCGACGTGGCCGTGCTGCGCGAGGGCGTGGACATGGCCGACGCGCAGCGCCAGCTGGACCGCTTCCACGCCTTCTACCAGGGCGACGTGACGCACCCGCTGCCGCATTTCCGCGACGCCGCCTGA
- a CDS encoding nitrite/sulfite reductase — translation MYQYTDFDREFIRLRAEQYRDQLERFQAGKLSGDEFKPLRLQNGWYVQRYAPMLRVAVPYGELSSTQLRVLAKVAREYDQPDAALLAEAQATQEKLGDIPLHDGRRIGTQLKYGYGHFTTRTNVQYNWIPLDKSADVMDLLASVQLHGIQTSGNCIRNITSDALAGIAADEIADPRPFCEILRQWSTLHPEFAFLPRKFKISLNGALEDRAALGWYDVGLQLHKNDAGELGFRVRAGGGMGRTPVISPVLREFLPWNQLMNYLEAVIRVYNRYGRRDNAWKARIKILVKSEGQTYIDQVEEEFRQIVEIEGGPHTITQAELDRVTAAFREPELDLRPADAEAETVALLRTAAENDQDFGRWLTRNVMPHRHPQLRAVVLSFKRLGYAPGDATAEQMEAAADLADRFSGGEARVTHEQNLLLPWVRRDQLPELYKAAKALGLAKPNIGLLTDMIACPGGDFCSLANARSLPIAEAITERYQDLDELWDLGEIDLHISGCINSCGHHHSGHIGILGVDKDGKEWYQITLGGADGTNLSGPAIPGKIIGPSFSASEVPGVIEALLATYRTERLPVVDAAHGPRHENFIDTVRRVGIEPFKAAANAARHPAEVLSA, via the coding sequence ATGTACCAATACACAGACTTCGACCGCGAATTCATCCGGCTGCGCGCTGAGCAGTACCGCGACCAACTCGAACGCTTCCAGGCCGGCAAGCTTTCGGGCGACGAATTCAAGCCCCTGCGCCTGCAAAACGGCTGGTACGTGCAGCGCTACGCGCCCATGCTGCGCGTGGCCGTGCCCTACGGCGAGCTGTCCAGCACCCAGCTGCGCGTGCTGGCCAAGGTGGCCCGCGAGTACGACCAGCCCGATGCGGCCCTGCTGGCCGAGGCCCAGGCCACGCAGGAAAAGCTGGGCGACATCCCCCTGCACGACGGCCGGCGCATCGGCACGCAGCTGAAGTACGGCTACGGCCACTTCACCACGCGCACCAACGTGCAGTACAACTGGATTCCGCTGGACAAGAGCGCCGATGTGATGGACCTGCTGGCGTCCGTGCAGCTGCACGGCATCCAGACCAGCGGCAACTGCATCCGCAACATCACCAGCGACGCGCTGGCCGGCATCGCCGCCGACGAGATCGCCGACCCGCGCCCGTTCTGCGAAATCCTGCGCCAGTGGAGCACGCTGCACCCCGAGTTCGCCTTCCTGCCGCGCAAGTTCAAGATCTCGCTCAACGGCGCACTGGAAGACCGCGCCGCCCTCGGCTGGTACGACGTGGGCCTGCAGCTGCACAAGAACGATGCCGGCGAGTTGGGCTTTCGCGTGCGCGCCGGTGGCGGCATGGGCCGCACGCCGGTCATCAGCCCGGTGCTGCGCGAGTTCCTGCCCTGGAACCAGCTCATGAACTACCTGGAAGCCGTGATCCGCGTCTACAACCGCTACGGCCGCCGAGACAACGCCTGGAAGGCGCGCATCAAGATCCTCGTCAAGTCCGAAGGCCAGACCTACATCGACCAGGTGGAGGAGGAGTTCCGGCAGATCGTCGAGATCGAAGGCGGCCCGCACACCATCACCCAGGCCGAGCTGGACCGCGTGACCGCCGCGTTCCGCGAACCCGAGTTGGACCTGCGCCCGGCCGACGCCGAAGCCGAGACTGTGGCCCTGCTGCGCACCGCCGCCGAGAACGACCAGGACTTCGGCCGCTGGCTCACGCGCAACGTGATGCCGCACCGCCACCCGCAGCTGCGCGCCGTGGTGCTGTCGTTCAAGCGCCTGGGTTACGCGCCCGGCGACGCCACCGCCGAGCAGATGGAAGCCGCTGCCGACCTGGCCGACCGCTTCTCGGGCGGCGAGGCGCGTGTGACGCACGAGCAGAATCTGCTGCTGCCCTGGGTGCGCCGCGACCAGTTGCCCGAGCTGTACAAGGCCGCCAAGGCGCTTGGCCTGGCCAAGCCCAACATCGGCCTGCTGACCGACATGATCGCCTGCCCCGGCGGCGACTTCTGCTCGCTGGCCAACGCCCGCTCGCTGCCCATCGCCGAAGCCATCACCGAGCGCTACCAGGACCTGGACGAGCTGTGGGACCTGGGCGAGATCGACCTGCACATCAGCGGCTGCATCAACAGCTGCGGCCACCACCACAGCGGCCACATCGGCATCCTGGGCGTGGATAAAGACGGCAAGGAGTGGTACCAGATCACCCTGGGCGGCGCCGACGGCACGAACCTGTCGGGTCCGGCCATTCCCGGCAAGATCATCGGCCCGTCGTTCAGCGCCAGCGAAGTGCCCGGCGTGATCGAGGCGCTGCTGGCCACCTACCGCACCGAGCGCCTGCCCGTGGTGGACGCCGCCCACGGCCCCCGGCACGAGAACTTCATCGACACCGTGCGCCGCGTGGGCATCGAGCCTTTCAAGGCCGCTGCCAACGCCGCGCGCCACCCGGCCGAAGTCCTCTCCGCCTGA
- a CDS encoding sulfite exporter TauE/SafE family protein: MHDLAFVFAGFAVGLIVGLTGVGGGSLMTPILIFFFGVKPHLAIGTDLLFAAFTKMGGTVSLARQRLVPWKVVGLLCAGSVPAALLSLWALQVMGPSSSTAQRIMTTTLGAALLLTAAAMLYKAFVFSAARQAADRAARADAGEDAARPRHWSLPVLLGAVIGTLVTFTSVGAGAIGVTVLLMVFPLLPLPRIIAADIAYAVPLTLVAGLGHASLGSVDWPLLVQLLAGSLPGIWLGSRLVSRAPERLIRSALSVLLAWAGAKLVLI; the protein is encoded by the coding sequence ATGCATGATTTGGCATTCGTTTTCGCGGGCTTCGCGGTGGGCTTGATCGTCGGCCTCACCGGGGTGGGTGGCGGCTCGCTGATGACGCCGATCCTGATCTTCTTCTTCGGCGTGAAGCCGCACCTGGCCATCGGTACCGACCTGCTGTTCGCCGCCTTCACCAAGATGGGCGGCACCGTCAGCTTGGCGCGCCAGCGGCTCGTGCCCTGGAAGGTGGTGGGCCTGCTGTGCGCCGGCAGCGTGCCGGCGGCGCTGCTGTCGCTGTGGGCCCTCCAGGTGATGGGGCCCAGCAGCAGCACCGCCCAGCGCATCATGACGACCACGCTCGGCGCCGCCCTGCTGCTGACCGCCGCGGCCATGCTGTACAAGGCCTTCGTGTTTTCTGCCGCCCGCCAGGCAGCCGACCGGGCGGCGCGCGCCGATGCCGGCGAAGACGCCGCACGGCCGCGCCACTGGAGCCTGCCGGTGCTGCTGGGCGCCGTGATCGGCACGCTGGTCACCTTCACCTCCGTGGGCGCGGGCGCCATCGGCGTGACGGTGCTGCTGATGGTGTTTCCCCTGCTGCCGTTGCCGCGCATCATCGCGGCCGACATTGCCTACGCCGTGCCGCTGACCCTGGTGGCGGGCCTGGGGCATGCGTCGCTCGGCTCCGTGGACTGGCCGCTTCTGGTCCAATTGCTGGCGGGATCGCTGCCAGGCATCTGGCTGGGCTCGCGCCTCGTATCCCGCGCGCCGGAGCGGTTGATCCGCTCGGCCCTTTCCGTGCTGCTCGCCTGGGCGGGCGCCAAACTGGTTTTGATCTGA
- the mnmC gene encoding FAD-dependent 5-carboxymethylaminomethyl-2-thiouridine(34) oxidoreductase MnmC, with protein sequence MPEPIDWLADGTPYSLRFGDRYHSENGGLDQARRVFLHGCGLPQAWAGQPRWRILETGFGLGLNFLVTWAAWRSDPDRPALLHFASCEAHPVVAADLLRATRAHPDLAPLAQQLHDQFWGLLPGVHRLSFEQGRVLLTLYVGDAQAMLRQQMPTADSVYLDGFSPQRNPDLWSEHTLKAVARCCRRGTRLATWTIARAVRDTLAQCGFTVTKVPGVPPKRDNLQATFDPAWEPRAARNAPPPLEVAAASECLVIGAGLAGASVAASLARRGWKVRVLDRADAPARGASGLPAGLFAPHMSPDDSVLSRLSRSGVRTTLQALSALPVGEAWNPCGVLEHRVDGSPGVPPAWAGGSGSEWSRPADADALRQAGLPHGTTACWHARAGWVRPARLVQALLSHPAIAWQGGAQVARLRRVPAGEDGKSDGKSDDTGPAGWQAIDAQGQVLAEAPYAFVAAGPGSMPLLEHRWTLQPLRGQVSWAEEGEGTAGWPPFPVNGNGSLVPHIPGPEGANGARRWYAGSTFERHATELPPSSADEAAAHATNWKKLRTLLPAVADQLAPAFGQPQAAQTDRVPGKQIPPVSVWAGLRCASPDRLPIAGPVDPHALPGLWVCTAMGARGITLAPLCGELVAARLHGEPLPLDARLAQALGTERL encoded by the coding sequence ATGCCGGAGCCCATCGACTGGCTGGCGGACGGCACCCCCTACAGCCTGCGGTTCGGTGACCGCTACCACAGTGAAAACGGCGGCCTGGACCAGGCGCGCCGCGTGTTCCTGCACGGCTGCGGCCTACCGCAGGCCTGGGCCGGCCAGCCGCGCTGGCGCATCCTGGAGACCGGCTTCGGCCTGGGACTGAACTTCCTAGTGACCTGGGCGGCCTGGCGCAGCGACCCCGATCGCCCCGCCCTGCTGCACTTCGCCTCATGCGAAGCCCACCCCGTGGTGGCCGCCGACCTGCTGCGCGCCACCCGTGCCCATCCCGACCTCGCGCCCCTGGCGCAGCAGCTGCACGACCAGTTCTGGGGGCTGCTGCCGGGCGTGCACCGCCTGTCGTTCGAGCAGGGCCGCGTACTGCTCACACTCTATGTGGGCGATGCCCAGGCCATGCTGCGCCAGCAGATGCCGACAGCCGATTCGGTCTACCTGGACGGTTTCAGCCCGCAGCGCAACCCCGACCTCTGGAGCGAACACACCCTGAAGGCCGTGGCGCGCTGCTGCCGGCGGGGCACGCGGCTTGCGACCTGGACCATCGCGCGGGCGGTGCGCGACACACTCGCGCAGTGCGGCTTCACCGTGACCAAGGTGCCCGGCGTGCCCCCGAAGCGCGACAACCTGCAGGCCACGTTCGATCCGGCCTGGGAACCCCGGGCGGCGCGCAACGCCCCGCCGCCGCTGGAAGTGGCGGCGGCGTCCGAATGCCTGGTGATCGGCGCGGGCCTGGCCGGCGCCTCGGTGGCCGCGAGCCTGGCGCGGCGCGGGTGGAAGGTGCGGGTGCTGGACCGCGCCGACGCGCCCGCGCGTGGCGCCTCCGGCCTGCCCGCCGGCCTGTTCGCCCCCCATATGTCGCCCGACGACAGCGTGCTGTCGCGCCTGTCGCGCAGCGGGGTGCGCACCACGCTGCAGGCGCTTTCGGCCCTGCCGGTGGGCGAAGCCTGGAACCCCTGCGGCGTGCTGGAGCACCGCGTGGACGGCAGCCCGGGGGTACCGCCGGCCTGGGCCGGCGGGAGCGGCAGCGAATGGAGCCGCCCCGCCGACGCCGACGCGCTGCGGCAGGCCGGGCTGCCGCACGGCACCACGGCCTGCTGGCATGCCCGCGCCGGCTGGGTGCGCCCGGCGCGGCTGGTGCAGGCCTTGCTGAGCCACCCGGCCATCGCATGGCAGGGCGGCGCACAGGTCGCGCGGTTGCGCCGCGTGCCGGCCGGCGAGGACGGAAAGAGCGACGGCAAGAGCGACGACACTGGGCCGGCGGGCTGGCAAGCCATCGATGCGCAGGGCCAGGTGCTGGCCGAGGCCCCGTACGCCTTCGTGGCTGCCGGGCCCGGCAGCATGCCGCTGCTGGAGCACCGCTGGACCCTGCAGCCGCTGCGCGGCCAGGTGTCGTGGGCCGAAGAAGGCGAAGGCACCGCGGGCTGGCCGCCCTTCCCGGTCAACGGCAACGGCAGCCTCGTGCCCCACATTCCTGGGCCGGAGGGCGCGAACGGCGCCCGGCGCTGGTACGCCGGCTCCACCTTCGAACGCCACGCCACCGAGCTTCCGCCCAGCAGCGCCGACGAGGCGGCCGCCCACGCCACCAACTGGAAAAAGCTGCGCACCTTGCTGCCGGCCGTGGCGGACCAGTTGGCGCCCGCCTTCGGCCAGCCCCAAGCGGCCCAAACGGACCGAGTGCCCGGCAAACAAATCCCCCCCGTTTCGGTCTGGGCCGGCCTGCGCTGCGCCTCGCCCGACCGCCTGCCGATTGCCGGCCCGGTGGACCCGCACGCCCTGCCCGGGCTCTGGGTGTGCACCGCGATGGGTGCGCGCGGAATCACGCTGGCGCCGCTGTGCGGCGAACTGGTCGCCGCCCGGCTGCATGGCGAACCCTTGCCGCTGGACGCCCGCCTGGCCCAAGCGCTGGGCACGGAACGGCTGTGA
- a CDS encoding oxidative damage protection protein, with amino-acid sequence MARTVQCIKLGKEAEGLDFPPYPGDLGKRIWESVSKEAWAAWLKHQTMLVNENRLNLADARARQYLARQMEQHFFGEGADAAQGYVPPSA; translated from the coding sequence ATGGCACGTACCGTTCAATGCATCAAACTCGGCAAGGAAGCCGAAGGCCTCGACTTTCCCCCCTACCCCGGTGACCTGGGCAAGCGCATCTGGGAGAGCGTCAGCAAGGAAGCCTGGGCCGCCTGGCTCAAGCACCAGACGATGCTGGTGAACGAAAACCGCCTGAACCTGGCTGACGCCCGCGCCCGCCAGTACCTGGCCCGGCAGATGGAGCAGCACTTCTTCGGCGAAGGCGCCGACGCCGCCCAGGGCTACGTGCCGCCCAGCGCGTGA